The Mesorhizobium sp. AR10 genome includes the window CAAGCCTTGGAAGCATCGCTATCCCAAGGCCAAGGTTGTCTGTGCTCCTGGTGCGGTGGACGCCGTTGAGAAAGTCGTCAAAGTCGACGGCACGGGAGATATTCTAAATGATCCCTCCGTTCGCATGGAGACAGTGCCGGGTGTAGCCGAGAAGGAGGCTGCCCTGCTCGTGCGTCGTACAGGTGGTACGACCCTCGTGATCAATGACATCCTCGCCAATGTGCGCCATCCGCACGGGATTGGCGCTCACATTATGGCACGCGTGCTAGGCTTCGGCGTCAATGGTCCAAGAATGCCGCATATTGGTAGTGGGTGTTTGTGAAAGATCGAAGAGCGCTCGCCGGAGCTTTTCGCCAATGGGCGAACGAACCAGGCCTCGCACGCGTGGTCGTTAGCCACGGTGAAGTGATCGTCAACGAACCCCGCAAGGTACTCGAACGGGTTGCTGCGGACCTACAGGGCTGAATTGGAGTTGAGCAACTGTCCCAGTAGCCGCCGGGCCGTTGCGTGTCCACCTTGCCGGGCAAGCGCACAACCCGCCAATCCTCCTCCCAACCTTCGCTCGAAATGCGCGGCCACGTTCCTCCGGGACGTTGGCAATATACTGTTCGTGCGTGCCCTCGAACGTCGGATGCGAAGTCGCCTCCGCTTGGTTTTCGCCCGCGCCTCAAAAATCGGTCTTCCGGATTTTCCCGTAAACGATATTCCGGTTCGATCCATAAGATACTTGGACTTCGAGGGAACCCCTGCCAATGGCGGCATTGATGATGTCCCACATATCGTCAGCCGAACGTAGAATGAGTGGCCAATCCATGAAGGTCTCCATGTAGCCATCTGTCGTGATTTCATCGCTGAAATTGGCAAACAGGAATTCGCCACCAGGCTTGACCAGTTCCATGGCTCTTTGAAGCAGGCGGACGCCGATGGCACGCGGCAGGTAGTCGTAAAGCCCCGATGCGTAGACGAGATCAAATGTACCAAGCGCGTAGGCGCGGCGAAGAATGCCGCGTACCGAGCCGTCGAGCGCTGTTACTGCCGTGCCGGCAAAGTCGTGGTTCACCGTGGTTACGCTGACGGGATCCTGGTCGAGGCCGATCCAACGTTGCAGTTGACGGTTGGCTAACGCTTCGGAGCGTTCGGCTTCTCGCAGATGGCCGCAGGCGATCGCCAGTACCTCCGCTCTCTCCACCCTACTGGCCGTTTCGTCCACCGTCCTGGCTAGTACGTCCCGCCGCTCGCGCCCCGCCACCGAACTGGCTGCTTCAGTGGTGTAGGCGTAAATCTGCCGGCCAAGCGCGGTCGACGAAGCTACGATCTCGTCGGCAATGGGGTGCTTGTAGTAAATGTCCAGCAGGCTTGCGTCACCCGAATACCCGCGCGGCTTTTCGACCGACCAGCGCGTGAACGGATCTTGGATCAAGTATTCGGCGACACGATGTTGCTGAGCCAAAGGAATGAGTTTTTGCCAGACCGCGGGGGCAACCTGTCTACGAAGCTTATGGAGTCTCCCAGCCAAACGACCGACGATTGACCCGGGCGGTTTGTGCCGCACAAAAGCTTGATAAGCGAGATCCAGCACCAATGCGAGCTGGGCCGTCCTGTCCCTCAGCTCGTCGGCATCGACAGTCTCGTCAGATGTCGCGGCATACTTCTTCATCAGCCTCGTAGTGACGAGGCTGTATTCGTCGAGTTGCAATTCTGCGTTGAGCGGCATGCCGTAACCCTCTGGTCCACGGCAAACAACTATAGATGCGTCGCTGAATGATGCGAAATATTTTCATAAAAATTTAGTCAATCGCGTGGCCTTCCACCCTGACCGCGCAAAATCGAACTGCCCTGTTTACCGTCGGTTAGCGACATTCGGCTTTTGTTGCGGACAGAGATGCGTTCATCCTCCGACCGTTAGCGACCTCGGCTATTCCATTCACTACCGTGGATCGCAAAGGAGCTTGCAATGCAACTGACCGAGGACGTTGCCCAGAAGGTGGTCGCAGCGATTGGGCGCCCGCGGTGGCATTCGGCCGATCCGACACTTTTAGCAATGTTCCTACAGAAGGATGTCGATGAAAATCGCAGGCTCGTGCGATTGGGTATCGGGGCTGCTGTATTTAGTTATGTCGCATATGGCCTCTTCGATTGGTTTCTTTTTCCGGATATCGCCGATCGGCTTGTTTTGACCCGCGTAACCCTAGGGATAGCCTCCCTGGGACTTGTCGAGTTTATCGCCCGACGAGGCTTCGCTCTTGCCACTTTGCATCTCGTGGCAGCGCTCGCGATTGTAGCCGGCGCAGTCGGATGGCTTGTGGCCGCTCTCGGGACAAACCATCAGGCGGCGCTGTCCCACTTCATGGTTTTTGGCACAGTATTTATTCTTGGTGCGAATTTATTCTTCAACTTCCGTTTCTGGCTTTCAGCTATCTCATCGGCGACGGTGACCGTAAGCTTCATATGCGGCGCGCTTTTCTTCCTTCATACCGACATCGCGGGCCGGATCGTGCTGTCGGCCTATTTCGCGAACTGCCTGGTGTTGTCGCTTTATCTTTCCTGGCGACTTAGCTTGGAGCGGTACCAAACTTTCCTGCACGCACTTCGAGCACAAATTCAGGAGCAGGCTGCCATTAAAAAGGGGCAAAAGCTGACGGAAATAGCGGATACGGATCCGCTCACGGGAATGAAAAATCGGCGGGCGATCATTCGAGAATTCTCGGATTTGCGCAACGACTGGGCGGCAGACGACGACGAGATTGGTCTCATTCTGATCGACGTCGACTACTTCAAGAGATTCAATGACGGACTTGGTCATCAGGCCGGCGATGATTGCCTGATCAAACTCGCCCACGTCCTTTCCGAGACGGCGGCTTCGAACAATGCCATTGCGGCCCGCTACGGCGGCGAAGAATTCGTTGTCCTCTGCCGGGTCACCGGACGGCCTCATCTTCATGAGGTAACGCAGCAGTTTTGTCGCGCTATAGAGGATTTGCATATCTACCACCCTGATCGGGGCGACAAGCTCAACATTGTCACGATCAGCGCCGGAGCCTCGTTGACGCGCGCCGATCAGAGCATAGAACTTCGAATCCTACTGCAGGAAGCTGACCGCGCACTCTATGCGTCCAAGTTTGCGGGTCGGGCCACGTTCACAATTTACGACCCGCATGCTACCGACCGAGACCGCTCCAGCGAAAATCTTTCAGAACTGCTGAAGCTGGCAGTTTCCAACCAACTCATTTCTGTCGCCTATCAGCCAATTTGTGACCTGGCGTCTGGACGGGTGCTCGGTCATGAGACGCTTATGCGCGTGTGCGACTTCGACGGCACCATGATCAGTCCGTCCGTATTCATACCCGTTGCCGAGCATACCGGTGCGATAGTGGAACTGGGTACGTGGTTAATTGATCGAGCCTGCAGTGACATGGTGGAATACGGATTGGGCTCGGTCGTTACAGCGAACGTATCGGTTCTTCAGCTCAAGGCCCCCAATTTTTCATTGCGGGTCACCGAGATCCTCGGTCGGCATGGCCTTGCGCCACAGAAACTGGCCATCGAGATCACCGAGGGCAGTGACATCTTTTTGGAGGCGCAAGCCGTAAGAAACATGGAGCGGCTGCGAACCCTGGGCGTTCAGATCTGGCTGGATGACTTCGGAACGGGATTTGCGGGCCTTACATGGCTCCGCCGTTTCAAATTCGACGTGGTCAAGATCGATCGCAGTTTCCTCCACGATTGCCAGACATCTCGTGGCCTAAGCCTGTTGCAGGACATGGTTGGACTTCTACGAAATCTCGACCATGCCGTGCTCGCAGAAGGCGTCGAGACCGAAGAGCAGCAGATGTTGCTGCAGCGCATAGGCGTTCATTCCATGCAGGGCTTCCTCACGGGGCGTCCCGTCCCGATCGAAGAAGTAAACCAAATTAGACCCGGCCTGGTCGCCTAGTTGGGATATCTGTCGGAAGAAATGGACGCAGTCGCCACAACGGACATTCGCCGGATCTCGCGACATTCCGGACGCTATCGATAGTCATACATCTCGAAAATCGCCGCTGGATGTCACCGCCGCCGCCATCTATGCGTTGAGACAGGCGGCGGCGGTTGATGGAAAATTCACCTGCCAGGGACGTCTGCTCTTTCCGAACTGATTTTATGCGCCATGTTCAACAGCCGCATGCCGACATCGCGTGCAACGGAACCGGGTGCTAGGTTATGTTGTTCCATCGCCAAATCGGAAGTGATCGAAAGGGAGGCTCATGCGACTGAAACATGCAGTTTTTGCTTGCTTGGTGCTGACGAGTGGACTGACGATCGCGGCGGCCGCGCAAGCTGAAACGATCACCTATCAGGCCGATCTTGCCGGCAGCCAGGAAAGCCCGACCAATGACAGCGGCGCCAAAGGCCACGCCGTGGTCCGGTTCGACACCGATACAAAACGCCTATCGTGGACGGTCGAGTATTCCGGTCTTAGTGGGATGGCGATGGGCGCGCATATACATGGCCCTGCGGCAGCGGGCACCAACGCCGGTATCCTCATCCCGTTCCAAACCCCGGACAAGAGCCCAATCACGGGGTCCGCGCCAATCGATGACCAGGGCATCCAGTATTTGAAGGATGGGCGGCTATACGTCAACATCCACACAATGATGCATCCGGGTGGCGAGATTCGGGGCCAGTTGCTCAAATCCAACTGACCGGGATCGGTGCGGAGCGGTTCAGTTTTCGATTGAACCGCCGACCGCTCGAAGCGTTTGTTCTTCGTGCAATTCGGACGTGAAGCGGAGCAATGCCTGGGTGTGCTTTAGGCGATCTTGGCGGCAGGCCGCCCGTTAGTTGCCAGTGCGTTGCGTTTTGCAAACATGTCAAGGAACGCCGGGGCTGGCAGCGGCGGAGACACAAGGTAGCCTTGCCCGCGGGTGATACCACATTTGAGCAAGGCTTGCGCCTGCTCTTCGAATTCGATGCCCTCGGCAACGACGTCCATCGATATGCCGACAGCCATGCGCGCCAGCATTTCCACAACCACCGCCGCCGAGGCGTCCTTGCCGATGCAGTCGACAAAGAACTTGTCGATCTTCAGTGTGTTGGCGCCGAGGCGCTGGATCTGCGAGAGCCCGCTGTGGCCGATGCCGACGTCGTCGATGGCGACCTTGAAGCCGAAGTATCGAACTTCCGCCACGACACGTGCCGCATCGTCGAGATTGACGAAAGCCTCGCGCTCGGTGATCTCCAACGTTATCTGGCGTGTCGCCACGCCGGCATCGTTGACCAGCCGGCGCAGATTGCCGATGAAATCCGACTTCATGAAATGGCGTGGGGCAATGTTGAGCGAGAGCCTGAAAGCCTTGTCCTGCTTGAGCGTCTGCTGGAGGTCGCGCAGGGCAGCACTTAGCAACTGCCAGGTGATCGGTTCGATGCGGTCCACTTCCTCGGCAAGCTCGATGAAGCGTGACGGTGGAAGCACCGTGCCGTCGCTCTTCACCCAGCGGGCAAGGATCTCGGCGCCGACGATCATGCGACTTTCGAGATCGAAGATAGGCTGTAGATAAGGTCGGAATTCATTTGCGGCGATAGCCCGGTCGATGTCCTGAATCGGGTTCGGCGGACGGCCCATGAGACGCGCCAGCATGGCGCTGAAGGCGAGGCCAAGCACGGCGGCGATTGCCAGGATAGGGAGATAAGGCTGCTGGTCCCAACCCGCGAGCGCCTGGCGCTCGACACGCAATGTTGTGCGGATTGGATAGCGGTCCGAGGCGACCGAGATGGTCATCACATCGCCAGCCAGAGCCTGTTGGGGGTCAGTACGAGAGTCCGCAATGACTTGGCCATCGCCAAGCTCCAGCATCACCTGGCTGCGATCCCGCAGCTCTGCAGGCATGATGTCGAACAGCGAATTGCCGATGCTGAGAATGGCCACGATGCCGTTCTTGGCATCGACATCTTTCATCACCCCCAGCGCGACGCCAAAGAATTGCTCGACCTTGAAAACCCTGAGCGTCGGGTCAGCCGCCCGCTGCATCGTATCGCGCGTCGCCCAACCATTGTCGAATTCCAGTGTCTCGGAATAGGCTGAACATAGCACCGTGCCGTTGCCGTCGACGGCGCGGATATCTTTGACCGCACCATGCTCGTAGACACGCAGGCGCACCGTTTGCAACGAGCCGGGGTCGCAATGCATGGCTCCCTTGGCCGCAAGTTCAACGATCGCCTCGGCCCCGAAATCGATGGCGGTCTGCGATCTGCGCAGCGCGACATGCGTGAGGTCTTCAAGCTGCCTTTCCTGCTGGCTTGCAATCAGAGCCGACGCGACAAAGTGCCCGCCTGCCAGAAACACCAGCATGCAGGCCAGGATCAGCATCAATTTGAAAAGACCCGGCCAGCGCAGGTTCATCGCCACAGCCTTCATAGGGAGTAGGCACTTTAGCCGACATGTCTCAAAATTCTGTTAGTTTCCGGCCTAAAGCCAATAAGGGACGTTCATTCGATCCCCCGCGCGGACGGTTTGGTTCCGGGACGATCTGGCCAGAAGCTGCCATTCCGCCGGCGCTCCCCCAACTTGGTCGCAACGACATTGCTTGCCGTTGGCCCAAGCAGACACTCGACTGCGGCGCTGCGTTGGCCGCCTTGCGCCAGTCGCTGCCATTCTGGAGCCAGGTTGGGCGCCTGGCCCAATCGCCGCTACCGAGGAAGCGGATGGCCATTATGAGGAGACAGTTTATAACGGTCGCTGAGATTGCGATATCCAAGGGGAGACGATGCGTTACATACGTCCGCTTTCAATCGAAGATGCCGTTGGCCAGTTGGCCGGCTCAGACGGCACGGCCGCCATTCTCGCAGGAGGCAGCGACCTGCTGGTGAGGATGAAAGGCGGCTTCATCGAACCCGACCTGATCGTCGACATCAAGGCGATCGACGGGTTCAGCGAAATCAGGGAAACGGCGGAGGGCTTCAGCATCGGTGCCGCGGTCCCCTGCGCCGTACTGGGAGAGAACAAAACCCTGAAGGAGGCATGGCCCGGCGTCGTCGAGGCGGCCAAGCTGATAGGTTCCAAACAGGTCCAGGGACGCTGCACAATCGTCGGCAATCTGTGCAACGCGTCGCCGGCGGCCGACAGCGTGCCGGCGTTGGTCGCGGCCGGCGCCAGGGCAGTGATCGTCGGTCCTGGAGGCAAGCGCACGATTCCCGTCGGGAGCGTGCCGACCGGGCCGGGCAAGACGTCCTTGGTCAAGGGCGAGATCATCGAGGCGATCCTGCTCGACAAGCGCGCACCGCGCTCGGGCGATGCCTATCTGCGCTTCATTCCACGTACGGAGATGGATATCGCGGTGGTCAGCGCCAGCGTGAACCTGACGCTCGACGAGCACGGCGTCGTCAAAGCGGCCCGCGTGGCGCTGGGCGCCGTGGCGGCGACGGTGCTGCTGGTGGAAGAGGCCGCCGAGGCCCTTATCGGCAGGACGCTTGATGAAGCCGCCCTGGAGCGGCTCGCCAAGGTCTGCTTTGGGGCCTGCCGCCCCATCGACGACAAGCGGGGCACCGTCGAGTTCAGAAGAAAAGTTGCGGGT containing:
- a CDS encoding class I SAM-dependent methyltransferase, translating into MPLNAELQLDEYSLVTTRLMKKYAATSDETVDADELRDRTAQLALVLDLAYQAFVRHKPPGSIVGRLAGRLHKLRRQVAPAVWQKLIPLAQQHRVAEYLIQDPFTRWSVEKPRGYSGDASLLDIYYKHPIADEIVASSTALGRQIYAYTTEAASSVAGRERRDVLARTVDETASRVERAEVLAIACGHLREAERSEALANRQLQRWIGLDQDPVSVTTVNHDFAGTAVTALDGSVRGILRRAYALGTFDLVYASGLYDYLPRAIGVRLLQRAMELVKPGGEFLFANFSDEITTDGYMETFMDWPLILRSADDMWDIINAAIGRGSLEVQVSYGSNRNIVYGKIRKTDF
- a CDS encoding putative bifunctional diguanylate cyclase/phosphodiesterase, producing the protein MQLTEDVAQKVVAAIGRPRWHSADPTLLAMFLQKDVDENRRLVRLGIGAAVFSYVAYGLFDWFLFPDIADRLVLTRVTLGIASLGLVEFIARRGFALATLHLVAALAIVAGAVGWLVAALGTNHQAALSHFMVFGTVFILGANLFFNFRFWLSAISSATVTVSFICGALFFLHTDIAGRIVLSAYFANCLVLSLYLSWRLSLERYQTFLHALRAQIQEQAAIKKGQKLTEIADTDPLTGMKNRRAIIREFSDLRNDWAADDDEIGLILIDVDYFKRFNDGLGHQAGDDCLIKLAHVLSETAASNNAIAARYGGEEFVVLCRVTGRPHLHEVTQQFCRAIEDLHIYHPDRGDKLNIVTISAGASLTRADQSIELRILLQEADRALYASKFAGRATFTIYDPHATDRDRSSENLSELLKLAVSNQLISVAYQPICDLASGRVLGHETLMRVCDFDGTMISPSVFIPVAEHTGAIVELGTWLIDRACSDMVEYGLGSVVTANVSVLQLKAPNFSLRVTEILGRHGLAPQKLAIEITEGSDIFLEAQAVRNMERLRTLGVQIWLDDFGTGFAGLTWLRRFKFDVVKIDRSFLHDCQTSRGLSLLQDMVGLLRNLDHAVLAEGVETEEQQMLLQRIGVHSMQGFLTGRPVPIEEVNQIRPGLVA
- a CDS encoding CHRD domain-containing protein, whose product is MRLKHAVFACLVLTSGLTIAAAAQAETITYQADLAGSQESPTNDSGAKGHAVVRFDTDTKRLSWTVEYSGLSGMAMGAHIHGPAAAGTNAGILIPFQTPDKSPITGSAPIDDQGIQYLKDGRLYVNIHTMMHPGGEIRGQLLKSN
- a CDS encoding DUF4336 domain-containing protein, coding for MPKFNDDWKVAPHGRLERLDEGLLTVAGEIRMPLGNFPRRMTVVRLRGRRTAIWSAIPLAEPEMREIEALGDPTFLIVPGSAHRLDIKPWKHRYPKAKVVCAPGAVDAVEKVVKVDGTGDILNDPSVRMETVPGVAEKEAALLVRRTGGTTLVINDILANVRHPHGIGAHIMARVLGFGVNGPRMPHIGSGCL
- a CDS encoding FAD binding domain-containing protein encodes the protein MRYIRPLSIEDAVGQLAGSDGTAAILAGGSDLLVRMKGGFIEPDLIVDIKAIDGFSEIRETAEGFSIGAAVPCAVLGENKTLKEAWPGVVEAAKLIGSKQVQGRCTIVGNLCNASPAADSVPALVAAGARAVIVGPGGKRTIPVGSVPTGPGKTSLVKGEIIEAILLDKRAPRSGDAYLRFIPRTEMDIAVVSASVNLTLDEHGVVKAARVALGAVAATVLLVEEAAEALIGRTLDEAALERLAKVCFGACRPIDDKRGTVEFRRKVAGVLARRAATTAYARAGGK
- a CDS encoding EAL domain-containing protein, whose product is MNLRWPGLFKLMLILACMLVFLAGGHFVASALIASQQERQLEDLTHVALRRSQTAIDFGAEAIVELAAKGAMHCDPGSLQTVRLRVYEHGAVKDIRAVDGNGTVLCSAYSETLEFDNGWATRDTMQRAADPTLRVFKVEQFFGVALGVMKDVDAKNGIVAILSIGNSLFDIMPAELRDRSQVMLELGDGQVIADSRTDPQQALAGDVMTISVASDRYPIRTTLRVERQALAGWDQQPYLPILAIAAVLGLAFSAMLARLMGRPPNPIQDIDRAIAANEFRPYLQPIFDLESRMIVGAEILARWVKSDGTVLPPSRFIELAEEVDRIEPITWQLLSAALRDLQQTLKQDKAFRLSLNIAPRHFMKSDFIGNLRRLVNDAGVATRQITLEITEREAFVNLDDAARVVAEVRYFGFKVAIDDVGIGHSGLSQIQRLGANTLKIDKFFVDCIGKDASAAVVVEMLARMAVGISMDVVAEGIEFEEQAQALLKCGITRGQGYLVSPPLPAPAFLDMFAKRNALATNGRPAAKIA